A single genomic interval of Bos javanicus breed banteng chromosome 8, ARS-OSU_banteng_1.0, whole genome shotgun sequence harbors:
- the NDUFB6 gene encoding NADH dehydrogenase [ubiquinone] 1 beta subcomplex subunit 6, with product MSGYTPEEKLRLQQLRELRRRWLKDQELSPREPVLPPQRVSPVERFWNKFLQDGALWKNVIYKTYRHSIFAFTHVLIPVWIIHYYLKYHVTTKPYTIVEKKPRIFPGDTILETGEVIPPMKEFPDQHH from the exons ATGTCGGGGTATACGCCCGAGGAGAAACTGCGGCTGCAGCAGCTGCGAGAGCTAAGAAGGCGATGGCTGAAAGATCAGGAGCTGAGCCCCCGGGAACCCGTGCTGCCTCCGCAGAGGGTGTCGCCTGTGGAGCGATTCTGGAATAAATTTTTGCAAGACGGAGCTCTCTGGAAGAACGTG atCTATAAGACATATCGACACAGTATCTTTGCTTTTACTCATGTACTTATTCCTGTCTGGATTATTCATTATTATctcaagtatcacgtgact ACAAAACCATATACCATCGTTGAAAAGAAGCCCAGAATATTTCCA GGTGATACAATTCTGGAGACTGGAGAAGTAATCCCACCCATGAAAGAATTTCCCGATCAACATCATTGA
- the SMIM27 gene encoding small integral membrane protein 27 yields the protein MKPVSRRTLDRIYSALLLAVVLLSWGYVIYASTVAARRQLSKEYPDKIFGMNENV from the exons ATGAAGCCAGTGAGTCGCCGCACCCTAGACCGGATTTATTCCGCG TTGCTCCTCGCGGTCGTATTGCTCTCCTGGGGATACGTCATCTATGCATCAACTGTAGCTGCACGACGACAACTAAGCAAGGAATACCCAGACAAAATCTTCGGGATGAACGAAAATGTGTAA